A genomic stretch from Streptomyces venezuelae ATCC 10712 includes:
- a CDS encoding acyl-CoA dehydrogenase family protein: MTHVDARLAVLRARLREWGEQLRPLALEIDRDPEAIRHHFDLPAVRHLATMGIPAAYGHEPEKIDGHRFYGDSALERAVVMEELACADVGTLVASPGPLLAGVAVGLFADEAQKKWFYGRMLSEPLWTCFALTEPDGGSDAAALRSTLTRTADGALLSGEKRYVGNASRAQLGVVFARSGPGPLGISAVLVDTTDPGFRAAPLDMIGLRGARISSIAMDGVAVPEEHFLGRHLPATRRGVWAFVQTFNLLRPGVAAISVGIARAALEYVADHRGTLRAAERERLDDLVRRVDAARLLVHHAAAAVDARGTDGHLASAAKLRTARLAEDATLAACSFFGPGARLDHPLLDKLARDARAMEFLEGTANMQRLTLFQGLLGGKIDRAAPPLAVR, translated from the coding sequence GTGACCCACGTGGACGCCCGCCTCGCCGTGCTGCGCGCCCGGCTGCGCGAGTGGGGGGAGCAACTGCGCCCGCTCGCCCTGGAGATCGACCGCGACCCGGAGGCGATCCGGCACCACTTCGACCTCCCGGCCGTACGCCACCTTGCCACCATGGGCATCCCCGCCGCCTACGGCCACGAGCCGGAGAAGATCGACGGGCACCGCTTCTACGGCGACTCCGCCCTCGAACGGGCCGTCGTCATGGAGGAGTTGGCCTGCGCCGACGTCGGCACCCTGGTCGCCTCGCCCGGCCCGCTGCTCGCCGGCGTCGCCGTCGGCCTCTTCGCCGACGAGGCCCAGAAGAAGTGGTTCTACGGCCGGATGCTCAGCGAGCCGCTGTGGACCTGCTTCGCCCTGACCGAACCGGACGGCGGCTCGGACGCCGCGGCCCTCCGCAGCACCCTCACCCGCACCGCCGACGGCGCCCTGCTCAGCGGGGAGAAACGCTACGTCGGCAACGCCTCGCGCGCCCAGCTCGGCGTGGTGTTCGCCCGCAGCGGCCCCGGGCCGCTCGGCATCAGCGCCGTCCTCGTCGACACCACCGACCCCGGCTTCCGCGCCGCACCGCTCGACATGATCGGACTGCGCGGCGCCCGGATCAGCTCCATCGCCATGGACGGCGTCGCCGTCCCCGAGGAGCACTTCCTCGGCCGGCACCTGCCCGCCACCCGGCGGGGCGTCTGGGCCTTCGTGCAGACGTTCAACCTGCTGCGCCCGGGCGTCGCCGCCATCTCCGTCGGCATCGCCCGCGCCGCCCTCGAGTACGTCGCCGACCACCGCGGCACCCTGCGCGCCGCCGAACGCGAACGCCTCGACGACCTCGTCCGGCGCGTCGACGCGGCCCGCCTCCTGGTGCACCACGCCGCGGCCGCCGTCGACGCCCGCGGCACCGACGGCCACCTCGCCTCGGCCGCCAAACTCCGCACCGCCCGGCTCGCCGAGGACGCCACCCTCGCGGCCTGCTCGTTCTTCGGGCCCGGCGCGCGCCTCGACCACCCGCTGCTCGACAAACTCGCCCGGGACGCCCGGGCGATGGAGTTCCTCGAAGGCACCGCCAACATGCAGCGCCTCACCCTCTTCCAGGGCCTGCTCGGCGGCAAGATCGACCGCGCCGCGCCGCCCCTCGCCGTCCGCTGA
- a CDS encoding ATP-grasp domain-containing protein: MSGTLPGFRARLATALTGAPDTPLLFLGNFEVEQQWAKGEHTLPRLSAATANAVVNHMDEFALFLGGGADHVVLKTRPDDDYLDFLAGLGVDLPRIHVPGRQDPQRTVTEDALDDPALLAALSALAGPSGQGCQVTAHGISADERRFAKTAGLPLAGPGPETCKAVNSKVYSRRVADELGLRQPRGWACETLDELAAAFAAATADTGSRYVVKEAFGVSGKGIAVLESPRRADRILGMVRKQAERSGNGSLAFVVEEWVAKETDLNYQFTVGRDGGTHFDFVKEQLTEGGVHKGHRMPARLTPAQRDAVVDAAERLGKRLAGDGYFGVVGVDAMLDPEGGLYPVVEINARHNMSTYQVGLEERFVGEGRIAVARHYPLRLTTPLSFAETRTLLDGLLFDPARGSGLLVNNHATVNAGFAETAETAGHTVDGRLYGVLVAESDDRVGALDTEIAARLAARKDNAA; this comes from the coding sequence ATGAGCGGCACACTTCCGGGCTTCCGAGCGCGCCTCGCGACGGCCCTGACCGGGGCGCCCGACACCCCGCTGCTGTTCCTCGGCAACTTCGAGGTGGAGCAGCAGTGGGCGAAGGGCGAGCACACCCTGCCACGTCTGTCGGCCGCGACGGCCAACGCCGTGGTCAACCACATGGACGAGTTCGCCCTGTTCCTCGGCGGCGGCGCCGACCACGTCGTCCTCAAGACCCGGCCGGACGACGACTACCTCGACTTCCTCGCCGGACTCGGCGTCGACCTGCCCCGGATCCACGTGCCCGGCCGGCAGGACCCGCAGCGCACCGTCACCGAGGACGCCCTCGACGACCCGGCGCTGCTCGCCGCCCTCTCCGCCCTGGCGGGGCCGTCGGGGCAGGGCTGCCAGGTCACCGCGCACGGCATCTCCGCCGACGAGCGACGGTTCGCGAAGACCGCGGGTCTGCCGCTCGCCGGACCCGGCCCGGAGACCTGCAAGGCGGTCAACAGCAAGGTGTACAGCCGCCGCGTCGCCGACGAGCTCGGCCTGCGCCAGCCCCGCGGCTGGGCCTGCGAGACCCTCGACGAACTCGCCGCCGCGTTCGCCGCCGCCACGGCCGACACCGGCTCGCGGTACGTGGTGAAGGAGGCGTTCGGCGTCTCCGGCAAGGGCATCGCCGTCCTGGAGAGCCCGCGCAGGGCCGACCGGATCCTCGGCATGGTGCGCAAGCAGGCCGAGCGCTCCGGGAACGGCTCCCTCGCCTTCGTCGTCGAGGAGTGGGTGGCCAAGGAGACCGACCTGAACTACCAGTTCACGGTCGGCCGCGACGGCGGCACGCACTTCGACTTCGTCAAGGAACAGCTCACCGAGGGCGGCGTCCACAAGGGACACCGGATGCCCGCCCGGCTCACCCCCGCCCAGCGGGACGCGGTCGTCGACGCCGCCGAGCGGCTCGGCAAGCGCCTCGCCGGCGACGGCTACTTCGGGGTCGTCGGCGTCGACGCCATGCTCGACCCCGAGGGCGGCCTCTACCCGGTCGTGGAGATCAACGCCCGGCACAACATGTCGACCTATCAGGTCGGCCTGGAGGAGCGGTTCGTCGGGGAAGGACGCATCGCCGTCGCCCGCCACTACCCGCTGCGGCTCACCACGCCCCTGTCGTTCGCCGAGACCCGGACCCTGCTCGACGGGCTCCTCTTCGACCCGGCCCGGGGCAGCGGCCTGCTCGTCAACAACCACGCCACGGTCAACGCGGGCTTCGCCGAGACGGCGGAGACGGCCGGACACACCGTCGACGGACGCCTGTACGGGGTCCTCGTCGCGGAGTCCGACGACCGCGTCGGGGCCCTCGACACGGAGATCGCCGCGCGACTCGCGGCACGGAAGGACAACGCGGCATGA
- a CDS encoding type III PLP-dependent enzyme — protein sequence MSTRHEVQGIPVAELAETYGTPFYLYDGDALEGRMRALREAFDPRLEFFFSLKSNPNIAVCALLHAHGARAEVCSMTELLTARQAGVAPEDIIFLGPGKSRDEIAACLDEGISALVCESTQELALIDELARERGVRAPVALRVNPAFSVKGSGLTMGGKPRQFGIDEAQLLADPDLAARHPHVRLMGVQVYMGTRILSEQSVVENSTRIFDLAERLSAALGFPLELVDIGGGLGVAYFDGENDLDLSVLATDLNPVLAGFADRHPSTRLVMELGRYLTAEAGTYVLRVRYVKTSLGENFAVTDGGTHHHMAAVGIGSFVKRNFPMRLLSGAGEETGTETWNVTGPLCTPNDTLAKKIQLPPLAPGDLLGVDRSGAYGPTASPVNFLSHGYPAEVLVVDGRAHLVREPDRPADLLSKQRLPQAVLHARATAAN from the coding sequence ATGAGCACACGACACGAGGTCCAGGGCATACCCGTCGCCGAACTCGCCGAGACCTACGGCACCCCGTTCTACCTGTACGACGGGGACGCGCTGGAAGGCCGCATGCGGGCGCTCCGCGAGGCCTTCGACCCGCGCCTGGAGTTCTTCTTCTCCCTCAAGTCCAACCCCAACATCGCCGTCTGCGCCCTGCTGCACGCCCACGGCGCCCGCGCCGAGGTCTGCTCGATGACCGAGCTCCTCACCGCCCGGCAGGCCGGCGTCGCCCCCGAGGACATCATCTTCCTCGGCCCGGGCAAGAGCCGCGACGAGATCGCCGCCTGCCTGGACGAGGGCATCTCCGCCCTCGTCTGCGAGTCGACGCAGGAGCTCGCCCTCATCGACGAACTGGCCCGGGAGCGCGGAGTGCGCGCCCCCGTCGCGCTGCGCGTCAACCCCGCCTTCTCGGTGAAGGGCTCCGGCCTCACCATGGGCGGCAAGCCCCGCCAGTTCGGCATCGACGAGGCACAGCTGCTCGCCGACCCCGACCTCGCCGCGCGCCACCCGCACGTCCGCCTGATGGGCGTGCAGGTCTACATGGGCACCCGCATCCTCAGCGAGCAGTCCGTCGTCGAGAACTCCACGCGCATCTTCGACCTCGCCGAACGGCTCTCCGCCGCCCTCGGCTTCCCGCTCGAACTCGTCGACATCGGCGGCGGACTCGGCGTCGCCTACTTCGACGGCGAGAACGACCTCGACCTGTCGGTCCTGGCCACCGACCTCAACCCGGTCCTGGCCGGCTTCGCCGACCGCCACCCGAGCACCCGGCTCGTCATGGAGCTCGGCCGCTACCTCACCGCCGAGGCCGGGACGTACGTCCTGCGCGTCCGGTACGTGAAGACCTCGCTCGGCGAGAACTTCGCCGTCACCGACGGCGGCACCCACCACCACATGGCGGCGGTCGGCATCGGCTCGTTCGTCAAGCGGAACTTCCCGATGCGGCTGCTCAGCGGCGCCGGCGAGGAGACCGGCACCGAGACGTGGAACGTCACGGGCCCGCTGTGCACCCCCAACGACACCCTGGCCAAGAAGATCCAGCTGCCGCCGCTCGCCCCCGGCGACCTGCTCGGCGTGGACCGCTCCGGCGCCTACGGCCCCACCGCGTCCCCCGTGAACTTCCTCAGCCACGGCTACCCCGCCGAGGTGCTCGTCGTCGACGGGCGGGCCCACCTCGTCCGCGAGCCCGACCGCCCCGCCGACCTGCTGAGCAAGCAGCGGCTCCCGCAGGCCGTGCTGCACGCCCGCGCCACCGCCGCCAACTGA
- a CDS encoding acyl carrier protein, with amino-acid sequence MPGTTTTDRARIVAEISAALHDVLDYDLPELTEDSRLFDELGLDSTGVFEMLMRLEESLDIEFDTDSLEMAHFASVRSLTDFIAAESGARG; translated from the coding sequence ATGCCCGGAACGACCACCACCGACCGTGCCCGGATCGTCGCCGAGATCTCCGCGGCCCTGCACGACGTCCTCGACTACGACCTGCCGGAACTCACCGAGGACTCCCGGCTCTTCGACGAGCTGGGCCTGGACTCCACCGGCGTCTTCGAGATGCTGATGCGCCTGGAGGAGTCGCTGGACATCGAGTTCGACACGGACTCGCTGGAGATGGCGCACTTCGCCAGCGTGCGCTCGCTGACCGACTTCATCGCGGCCGAATCGGGTGCCCGGGGATGA
- a CDS encoding 3-oxoacyl-[acyl-carrier-protein] synthase III C-terminal domain-containing protein produces the protein MTSLEAVSSYLPPAIPVEELREPLGLTDQQVRRFTRLYGLERICQAPDQSEAELLLAAAGKLEALAGQEDRVRYVVRAKGLRTTAPYPVSPLQQVREALGLRHATVFSVADHGCATGLLALDVAGTLLAADPDPDALALVLAGDKTFTPFSQWVEDVSIMGEGMTALLVSANGPRDRVLGYRARIIGRDDGVIDLDPEGAREAKRIYQDVMADVIHDALADAGIGVGDLDLVLPHNVNRVSWTVAGKNLGIPQDRIFLENIAKTGHCFCADPFVNYQSARELGLLRPGGFYLMTSAGLGQSFAAAVLQH, from the coding sequence ATGACCTCGCTCGAAGCGGTGTCGAGTTACCTGCCACCCGCCATACCCGTGGAAGAACTGCGTGAACCGCTGGGCCTCACGGACCAGCAGGTACGCAGGTTCACCAGGCTCTACGGCCTGGAACGGATCTGCCAGGCGCCCGACCAGTCCGAGGCCGAACTGCTGCTCGCGGCGGCCGGGAAGCTGGAGGCCCTCGCAGGCCAGGAAGACCGCGTGCGCTACGTGGTGCGTGCCAAGGGGCTGCGCACCACCGCGCCCTATCCCGTCAGCCCCCTCCAGCAGGTGCGCGAGGCGCTCGGACTGCGCCACGCGACCGTGTTCTCCGTGGCCGACCACGGCTGCGCGACCGGACTGCTCGCCCTCGACGTGGCGGGCACCCTGCTGGCCGCCGACCCCGACCCGGACGCCCTCGCCCTGGTCCTGGCCGGCGACAAGACGTTCACCCCGTTCTCCCAGTGGGTCGAGGACGTCTCCATCATGGGCGAGGGCATGACGGCCCTGCTCGTCAGCGCGAACGGCCCCCGTGACCGGGTGCTGGGCTATCGGGCCCGCATCATCGGCCGGGACGACGGTGTGATCGACCTGGACCCCGAGGGTGCCAGGGAGGCCAAGCGCATCTACCAGGACGTCATGGCCGACGTCATCCACGACGCGCTCGCCGACGCCGGAATCGGTGTCGGCGATCTCGACCTCGTGCTCCCGCACAACGTCAACCGCGTCTCCTGGACGGTCGCCGGCAAGAACCTCGGCATTCCGCAGGACCGCATCTTCCTGGAGAACATCGCGAAGACCGGTCACTGCTTCTGCGCCGACCCCTTCGTCAACTACCAGTCCGCGCGCGAACTCGGCCTGCTGCGGCCCGGAGGCTTCTACCTGATGACCTCCGCGGGCCTCGGCCAGTCGTTCGCGGCGGCGGTCCTCCAGCACTGA
- the sbnB gene encoding 2,3-diaminopropionate biosynthesis protein SbnB gives MVKPSPAFAVIPGGQVQAALAGREKQVVEIVEAAYRLHGAGRTVNPPSYFLRFPDRPDARIIALPASCGGDIGVDGIKWISSFPANITSGLPRASAALLLNDPATGYPFACMEASIISAVRTAASAALAADRLSEGRPRPRRLGIVGTGLIARYVHTFLAATGWEFEHVGVHDLNPEYARDFRVYLEQTGERAPVTVHETADDLLRSCDLVVFATVAGKPHVTDPGLFAHRPLVLHVSLRDLAPEIILASANIVDDVEHCLKADTSVHLAEQRTGNREFLTGTLYDVITGAVRPDPAQPLVFSPFGLGVLDLAVGKYVHDLVRDAGELHVVDDFFHELDRYGQRRTTTG, from the coding sequence ATGGTGAAGCCGTCCCCGGCCTTCGCAGTGATACCGGGCGGGCAGGTCCAGGCCGCCCTCGCCGGCCGCGAGAAACAGGTCGTCGAGATCGTGGAGGCCGCCTACCGGCTCCACGGAGCGGGCCGGACCGTCAACCCGCCCTCGTACTTCCTGCGCTTCCCCGACCGGCCCGACGCGCGGATCATCGCGCTGCCCGCCTCCTGCGGCGGCGACATCGGCGTCGACGGCATCAAGTGGATCTCGAGCTTCCCCGCCAACATCACCTCCGGTCTGCCGCGCGCCTCGGCGGCCCTCCTCCTGAACGACCCCGCCACGGGCTACCCGTTCGCCTGCATGGAGGCCTCCATCATCAGCGCCGTGCGGACCGCCGCGTCCGCCGCGCTCGCCGCCGACCGGCTCTCCGAGGGCCGGCCCCGGCCGCGGCGGCTCGGCATCGTGGGCACCGGACTCATCGCCCGCTACGTCCACACCTTCCTGGCCGCCACCGGCTGGGAGTTCGAGCACGTGGGCGTCCACGACCTGAACCCCGAGTACGCGCGCGACTTCCGCGTCTACCTGGAGCAGACCGGCGAGCGGGCCCCGGTCACCGTCCACGAGACCGCCGACGACCTGCTGCGCTCCTGCGACCTCGTCGTCTTCGCCACCGTCGCCGGGAAGCCGCACGTCACCGACCCCGGGCTCTTCGCCCACCGCCCGCTCGTGCTGCACGTCTCGCTGCGCGACCTGGCACCCGAGATCATCCTGGCCTCGGCCAACATCGTCGACGACGTCGAGCACTGCCTCAAGGCCGACACCTCGGTCCACCTCGCCGAACAGCGCACCGGCAACCGGGAGTTCCTCACCGGCACTCTGTACGACGTGATCACCGGCGCCGTCCGGCCCGATCCCGCGCAGCCGCTGGTGTTCTCCCCGTTCGGGCTCGGCGTGCTCGACCTCGCCGTCGGCAAGTACGTCCACGACCTCGTCCGCGACGCAGGCGAACTGCACGTCGTCGACGACTTCTTCCACGAATTGGACCGCTACGGACAGCGGCGGACCACCACGGGCTGA
- a CDS encoding aspartate/glutamate racemase family protein, with protein MTAATTLPPGRTLGVLGGMGPAATAEFLRLLALDVPASRDQDHPRIVMLSDPGIPDRTAAVLGDDTEAARRIRKHLFTLVEWGADLLAIPCNTAHALLDDIASELPAPLVDIVDATLDEAVRLSPEGGWLTATTGTVASGVYQKRAAARGYPLHVPRDAEQERVHAAAGLVKAGRTEEAAGAFQDVVTSLLRRRPLPVLAACTELPLAHRASALPPESMVSSLHALSRACVAALL; from the coding sequence ATGACTGCGGCGACGACCCTGCCCCCAGGCAGAACGCTGGGCGTACTCGGCGGAATGGGGCCCGCGGCGACCGCGGAGTTCCTGCGGCTGCTCGCCCTCGACGTGCCGGCGTCCCGGGACCAGGACCACCCCCGGATCGTCATGCTCTCCGACCCCGGCATCCCCGATCGCACCGCGGCCGTCCTCGGTGACGACACCGAGGCCGCGCGCCGCATTCGCAAACATCTGTTCACCCTCGTCGAATGGGGGGCCGATCTGCTGGCGATCCCCTGCAACACCGCGCACGCGCTGCTCGACGACATCGCCTCCGAACTCCCCGCCCCGCTCGTCGACATCGTCGACGCGACCCTCGACGAGGCGGTCCGCCTGAGTCCGGAGGGGGGCTGGCTCACGGCGACCACCGGGACCGTCGCCAGCGGCGTCTACCAGAAGCGGGCGGCGGCCCGGGGATACCCGCTGCACGTGCCCCGCGACGCCGAGCAGGAGCGCGTCCACGCGGCCGCCGGCCTGGTGAAGGCGGGGCGGACCGAGGAGGCAGCCGGCGCCTTCCAGGACGTCGTGACCTCCCTGCTGCGGCGGCGCCCGCTGCCGGTGCTCGCCGCCTGCACCGAACTCCCGCTCGCCCACCGGGCCTCCGCGCTGCCGCCGGAGTCCATGGTCTCCAGTCTGCACGCGCTGTCCCGCGCCTGCGTCGCCGCACTGCTCTGA
- a CDS encoding DUF4097 family beta strand repeat-containing protein: MRQLLRGLGIIAVSGIAVGSLTSCGMVQGETYEDDSTLSGKFTSVRLDNGSGGVTVNGVKDGPFALHRKIEFQGEQPTGATHRIENGVLILGGCGNRCSVNYTVDVPAGIPVNGEVSSGAIRLAQVGSVAVTTSSGRIEMNGVTGTVQVRTTNGQINGTGIKGDRIQAQTSNGKINLTPDTPADVRAQTSNGDVTLTVPKASYKVTVDSNNGDRTVDVPSDPAGKYELGVRTSNGDITVRNS, from the coding sequence ATGCGTCAGTTACTCCGCGGCCTCGGGATCATCGCGGTTTCCGGCATCGCCGTCGGCTCGCTCACCTCCTGCGGCATGGTGCAGGGCGAGACCTACGAGGACGACAGCACCCTCTCCGGCAAGTTCACCTCGGTCCGCCTCGACAACGGCTCGGGCGGCGTCACGGTCAACGGCGTCAAGGACGGCCCCTTCGCGCTGCACCGCAAGATCGAGTTCCAGGGCGAGCAGCCCACCGGCGCCACCCACCGGATCGAGAACGGCGTCCTGATCCTCGGCGGCTGCGGCAACCGCTGCTCGGTCAACTACACCGTCGACGTCCCGGCCGGCATCCCGGTCAACGGCGAGGTCTCCAGCGGAGCGATCCGCCTGGCCCAGGTCGGCTCGGTCGCGGTGACGACCAGCTCCGGCCGCATCGAGATGAACGGCGTCACCGGCACCGTCCAGGTCCGCACCACCAACGGCCAGATCAACGGCACCGGCATCAAGGGCGACCGGATCCAGGCCCAGACCTCCAACGGCAAGATCAACCTGACCCCGGACACCCCCGCCGACGTCCGCGCCCAGACCTCCAACGGCGACGTCACCCTCACCGTGCCCAAGGCCAGCTACAAGGTGACCGTCGACTCGAACAACGGCGACCGGACCGTCGACGTGCCCAGCGACCCGGCCGGCAAGTACGAGCTCGGCGTGCGCACCAGCAACGGCGACATCACCGTCAGGAACAGCTGA
- a CDS encoding class II 3-deoxy-7-phosphoheptulonate synthase, with translation MENESSETGQPGESGETWAAGGPGDSWRTLAAAQQPDWPDRREAAAATRWLTQAPPLVLAAECDRLRERMAAVARGEAVLLQGGDCAETFGEATSQGVRGKLRTLLQMAVVLTHATALPVVKVGRMAGQYAKPRSSPVESRDGLTLPSYRGDAVNGAAFTEEARTPDPWRMRRMYEASATTLNLVRALTTGGFADLRQVHDWNKGFVAGSAAGRRYERIADEIDRTLAFMQACGVGLGELTSAEFFVGHEGLLLDYEAALTRPEGETGRSYAASGHLLWIGERTRDLDGAHVEYFSRIANPIAVKLGPTASADDVLGLIDRLDPAREPGRLTLVVRAGADRVRDVLPTLVEKVTAEGARVCWVSDPMHGNTFTAPSGHKTRRFDAVLDEVRGFMEVHHALGTHPGGVHVELTGDDVTECVGGGNAVRTEDLAQRYETACDPRLNHDQSLDLAFLLAEMYRERPATLTPGSRP, from the coding sequence ATGGAAAACGAATCCAGCGAGACCGGACAGCCCGGCGAATCCGGAGAGACCTGGGCGGCCGGCGGGCCGGGCGACTCCTGGCGGACGCTCGCCGCCGCCCAGCAGCCCGATTGGCCCGACCGGCGCGAGGCGGCCGCCGCGACGCGCTGGCTGACCCAGGCGCCGCCGCTGGTCCTGGCCGCCGAGTGCGACCGGCTGCGCGAGCGGATGGCCGCCGTCGCCCGGGGCGAGGCCGTCCTCCTCCAGGGCGGCGACTGCGCGGAGACCTTCGGCGAGGCGACCTCCCAGGGGGTGCGCGGCAAGCTGCGGACCCTGCTCCAGATGGCCGTCGTCCTCACCCACGCGACCGCCCTGCCGGTGGTGAAGGTGGGCCGGATGGCGGGGCAGTACGCCAAGCCCCGCTCCAGCCCCGTCGAGTCGAGGGACGGCCTGACCCTGCCCTCCTACCGGGGGGACGCGGTCAACGGGGCCGCCTTCACCGAGGAGGCCCGCACCCCCGACCCGTGGCGCATGCGGCGGATGTACGAGGCGTCCGCGACCACCCTCAACCTGGTCCGCGCGCTCACCACCGGCGGCTTCGCCGACCTGCGGCAGGTGCACGACTGGAACAAGGGATTCGTGGCGGGTTCGGCGGCCGGCCGGCGCTACGAGCGGATCGCCGACGAGATCGACCGCACCCTCGCCTTCATGCAGGCCTGCGGGGTCGGCCTCGGCGAACTGACGAGCGCCGAGTTCTTCGTCGGCCACGAGGGCCTGCTCCTCGACTACGAGGCCGCCCTCACCCGACCCGAGGGGGAGACCGGCCGCTCGTACGCCGCCAGCGGGCACCTGCTGTGGATCGGGGAGCGGACCCGGGACCTGGACGGCGCGCACGTCGAGTACTTCTCGCGGATCGCCAACCCGATCGCGGTCAAGCTCGGTCCCACCGCCTCCGCCGACGACGTCCTCGGCCTCATCGACCGCCTCGACCCGGCCCGCGAACCGGGCCGGCTGACCCTGGTGGTCCGGGCCGGCGCCGACCGGGTCCGTGACGTGCTGCCCACCCTGGTGGAGAAGGTGACCGCGGAGGGGGCGCGGGTGTGCTGGGTCAGCGACCCGATGCACGGCAACACGTTCACGGCGCCGAGCGGCCACAAGACCCGCCGCTTCGACGCCGTCCTCGACGAGGTCCGCGGCTTCATGGAGGTGCACCACGCCCTCGGCACCCACCCCGGCGGCGTCCACGTGGAACTCACCGGCGACGACGTCACCGAGTGCGTGGGCGGCGGCAACGCCGTTCGCACCGAGGACCTGGCCCAGCGCTACGAGACCGCCTGCGACCCGAGGCTCAACCACGACCAGTCCCTGGACCTGGCCTTCCTCCTCGCCGAGATGTACCGCGAGCGTCCGGCGACGCTCACACCCGGCAGCCGTCCCTGA
- a CDS encoding thioesterase II family protein produces the protein MPWTRTTAPRASAPVRLFCFPHAGGSPLFFRGWAAALDGTELYTVCYPGRAERLGEEPSRDLRAMARRIGEEIAAQDDGRRVVLFGHSMGALVAYETAADLQERGAPVAGLVVSGARAPHLPRADAPEGPEGALRTLAELGGTDPELLADPGFRDLILPALTADFAMLGDYRQPDRPPLSCPVTALVGDSDPRVAPEQAAAWQEATRGEFRLRTVAGGHFYLAAEPPFDVLRDGCRV, from the coding sequence ATGCCGTGGACCCGTACGACCGCACCGCGGGCCTCGGCCCCGGTGCGGCTCTTCTGTTTCCCGCACGCCGGCGGCTCCCCCCTGTTCTTCCGGGGGTGGGCCGCCGCGCTCGACGGGACCGAGCTGTACACCGTCTGCTACCCGGGCCGCGCCGAACGCCTCGGTGAGGAACCGTCACGGGACCTGCGCGCGATGGCCCGCCGGATCGGCGAGGAGATCGCCGCCCAGGACGACGGCCGGCGGGTCGTCCTCTTCGGGCACAGCATGGGCGCGCTCGTGGCGTACGAGACGGCCGCCGACCTCCAGGAGCGCGGGGCGCCGGTGGCCGGGCTCGTCGTCTCCGGGGCGCGGGCACCGCACCTGCCGCGCGCCGACGCGCCCGAGGGCCCGGAGGGCGCGCTGCGGACGCTGGCCGAACTGGGCGGCACCGACCCGGAGTTGCTGGCCGACCCGGGTTTCCGCGACCTGATCCTGCCCGCCCTCACCGCCGACTTCGCCATGCTCGGCGACTACCGGCAGCCGGACCGGCCGCCGCTGTCCTGTCCCGTCACCGCGCTCGTCGGCGACTCCGATCCCCGGGTGGCGCCCGAGCAGGCCGCCGCCTGGCAGGAGGCGACCCGCGGGGAGTTCCGGCTGCGGACGGTGGCCGGCGGCCATTTCTACCTGGCCGCCGAGCCTCCGTTCGACGTGCTCAGGGACGGCTGCCGGGTGTGA